From the genome of Dehalococcoidia bacterium:
AGAAAAAACTCTGACCAAGTTCAGTTCAACCCCCTGGCCCCCATCCTTGGGGGGAAGAAAGGAGAATTAAGGGACACCCCCCTTCGACAAGCTCAGGGCAGGCTCTAAAACCCGGGCAGGAGGAATCCTGCACCACTTCATCGGGGCTTCCCTGACTCAGAGCCTGGACTCGCGCTTTGATCCCCTTTTTCCTCCGGATCGATCGGTGTTACGTTGCTGCCGGATGCTTGCCAACCTTTATCTTCCGTTTTGCGTGAATTGTGGGCATATCCAAGGATGGCATCCAGCAGATGCGCCTTCTTGATCGGCTTGGTCAGATGAGCCGTACATCCCATTTGAAGACTCTTTAGCTCGTCTTCTCTGGCCGCATGGGCAGTGAGTGCAATAATGGGTGTTGAATTACGCCCTTGCGCCTTTTCCCATTTCCGTATCTCGCCAGTGGCCGTATACCCATCCATTACAGGCATTTGAACATCCATCAGCACAAGATCATAATCTGTGGCTTTGAACCTTTCCACGCCGATCTCCCCATTTTCAGCAGTATCTATCTGGTAAGGAGTCTTCTTCAGAAACGATTGGACCAGCAGGCGATTATCGGCGTTATCCTCAACAAGCAGAATCCGCAAAGCCTCAAGAAACTCGGAATCCGCATCGCTCTTCTGGTTGGAAGAAGATGCTTCAGGGGTCTTGGCTCGTCCGAGGCTATCGGCAATGGCTGCCAAAAGGTCTTTGCGCTTGACCGGCTTGACGAGGTACCTATCGATCCCCATCTCTTTGGCCCGGGCGATATCTCCATGGCGGTTATCCGAGGTGAGCATCATGATAACGGTGTTCTGATCACGGAGTTCTCCCTTGATTTTCTCCATCATCTGGAACCCATCCGTTCCAGGCATGCGACTGTCCAGCAGGATCAGTCGATAGGGATCGGCATCCAGTTGGGCCCGTTGGTATTCATTAAATCCTTGTTTGCCGTCTTCTGCCTCCACCACCCTGGCGCCCAGCTCGGAAACCATTTTATTCAAAATCAGCCGATTGGTAGCAATGTCATCCACTACAAGTACCCGCACTCCTCGCAGATTAAGCAGGAATGGCTGAGCACGTTCCAAGGGCTTGTTGCTTTGCACACCAAACCTGACTGTGAAATAGAACTTGGTCCCGAGGTCTACTTCGCTCTCAGCCCGGATGTGCCCTCCCATCAGCTCAGTCAACTGCTTGGCAATGGCCAAACCGAGCCCGGTTCCCCCGTATTTGCGAGTAGTCGAAGCATCAGCCTGGGTAAAAGGCTGGAATATAGTAGCAAGGTGTGACGGTGAAATCCCGATTCCGGTGTCAGACACCGAACAGAGCAACTCGATCTCCTCAGGATTTGTTCCCACCGATTTGTCGTCGGAAAGTTTCACCTCAACCAGTATTCCGCCTTCAGCAGTGAACTTGATGGCGTTTCCGATGAGGTTGGTGAATATTTGCCGCAAGCGTGTCGGGTCGCCAATCAAAGCAGTGGGAACATCCGGGGCAATGTAATGGGTCAATTCAAGTGACTTCCCGTGAGCCCGGACAGCTACCACTTCGCACAGGCTCTCGATGAGTTCCCGGAAATCGAAATCGATTTTTTCCAGTTCCATGTGCCCGGATTCTACTTTGGTGATATCCAGGATATCATTGATTACTCCGAGAAGGTTCTCTCCAGCCGACTGGAAGGTACCAATATATTGTTGTTGCTCTGGTGTAAGGTCGGTATCGCTCAGTAATTCTGCCATACCCAGAATGGCATTCATCGGGGTACGGATCTCGTGGCTCATTCTGGCCAGAAAATCGCTCTTGGCATGGCTGGCGGTTTCTGCCTTGGCGGCCATTTCATTGGCAGTCAGGATCGCCTGCTCCAGCCGGCTGTTGGCCCTCTCGATTTCTTGCTGGGCTCTCTTATTATCGGCGATCTCCGAATGAAGTTTCTCATTCACAAGCCCCAGCTGCTCGTTCCTTTCCTGAATATCCTGTTCCATCAGCTTCCGCTCGGTGATGTCCTGCAGTATAGTTAACATGCGAATGGGATTGCCCGCTTCGTCAAAGGAAGGGTTGCTGTTTGCCTGGAGGAAGCGCACTTCGCCATTGGGCAACAAGATGCGGTAACTGTTATTATCTGGCTTGTGCTCACATAAAGCTGCAGTCACACGGCTGTTCACAATTTCCCGATCATCAGGATGGATGGATTCGAAAAACACTTCAAAGCACGGCGTGAATTCCCCGGGCTCAAAACCATGGATGCGGAAGAACTCATCGGAGCAGATCAGGTTCCCGGTTGGAATGTCCCACTCACTGTTGCCCAGATGGGCCATCTTTTGGGATTCTTCAAGAAGGCGCGCAGTATTCTTGATCCGGTCCTCCAGCACCTTGCGCTCGGTGATATCTCTCATGACTGAAAGCGCCATCACTGGTTTCCCTGATGCATCCTTGACCGAGCTCTGAGCAATAGATATCGTTTTTAGATTGCCTTCTGTGGTTTGGATAGTCATCTCATAATTCTCTACCGAGGCGCCTTCCCCAAGTCTCCTCAGGCGTTCAAAGGTTGATTCGGCGTCCTTCCCATCAGGGATTAGATCGGCCCTGAACTGCCGGCCCACAGTTTCCTCGCGAGTTAACCCAGCCATCTTCAGAAGGGCTTCATTGATATCAATGACATTTCCATCAAAGTCGGATATGGAAAGAGCATCAGGTATGGCATTAAGCAACGTTTCGCTATAAGCCCGGGCCGTCTCTGTCTCAAGCATTTCTGCTTTGAGCGCCTCTTCTGTAGCGCGCAGTTCGTCATTCTGTTTGTTCAGTTGTTGGTTGCTTTCCTGAAGCGTATGCTCCATTCGCTTACGCTCGGTGATGTCTGTGAACGTTGTATAGGCCTGATAGGGTTTGTCTTCGCCTGGCTTGAATTGCGAGGCGGCGCTGCTGGATATCCAGCGGTATTGCTCAACAGCCGGATCGAAGATACCCATGGTGACGTCATTGACTGGTTTACCGGTTTTCAGTGAAACCATTGCCGGATAAGTCTCTCTTGGAAAGTCGCTGCCGTCTTCATGGATAGTTTTCCATCTGGGATCAATCGGAGTGAGAAGTCTCATTTGGTCTATGGTCAATCCAAGGGTTTTTTCCGCAGCTGGATTGATGGATGTGATCGCTCCGGTGGCATCATGATAAATAACGCCCTGAGCCATGGTATCGAACAGAGTGTGATGCTTTTCTTCACTTACCCGGAGTGCATCCTCCATTGCCTTGCGCTCGGTGATATCTCTCAAAACACCGAATGTGAACATCGGCGCGCCTGCGGCATCTCTTATCACACTGCTCGAATTGGATACTAGTATAGGACTGCCGCCTCTGGGGGTGAAAGCCATTTCCGCAAGACTTACCTCTTTCCCGGCTATGATTTCCTGCAAAGCGCTGGCAGCCTTCTCCACCTCCGAAGGCTCAGCCACCATGCTCATCACTTGTATAGCCGGTAATCCCACAACCTCTTCTCTCTTTGAAAAGCCCAACATTTTCAAGTAGGCGTCATTGACATCAATCAGCGTTCCCTTCATGTCAACCACCGCAAAGCCATCGACCATGTTGCTGAGCAAATTTACGCTGTAGGCTCTTGCTTTTGATATCTCGTCAATCCTCAGTTGAAGGTCCGCATTCTTCAAATCCAGTTGCCTGTTTTTTTCCTCTACTTCCTTCTCCATCCGCTTGCGCTCGGTGATATCGGTGAAGGTGGTATAGACCTGGCATGGCTTGTCTTCGCCCGGTTTGAACTGAGGGACGGTGCTGACGGATATCCAATGATATTGCTCATCAACCGAATTGAAAACACCCATGATGACGTTGTTGACGGGTTTACCGGTTTGCAGTGAAACCGTTGTCGGACGAGTCGCTTCGGGAAAATCGGCGCCATCTTCATCGAGGATTTTCCGACTGGGAACGAACGGGATGCGACGGCACATTTCTTCCGCGGTCAATCCCAGGATTCTTTCTGCGGCTGGATTGGCGGATGTGACCTCTCCAGTGGCATATTGACACATCACGCCCTGAGCCATGGTATCGAACAGAGTGCGATACTTCTCTTCACTCTCCTGGAGTGCATGCTCCATCAGCTTGCTCTCGGTGACATCCGTAACGGCGGAGATGAGATGCGGCTCGCCGTTCAGCGTGACGCTTTCCCCCGAGAAAAGGATATGGCGTATCTCGCCTGATTTGGTCCGCATGTTCAATTCCATGTTATGCATGCAGCCATCCAACCGCATCTTTTCTACCAGCTTCTGGCGTTGCCCGGGGTCTGCCCATAGATGGATATCGACTGCTGTACGATTAATGATCGCTTCACGTGTGTGGCCGGTGACAGCACAAAAGGCGTTGTTGACATCGATCAGGCGGCCATCCGTCAAGGTACTGATGGCCATCAGATTAGGGCTTGATCGGAATGCCTTGGAGAACCGCTCCTCGCTTTCACGTAGCATCTCCTCCGCCCGCTTGCTCTCGGTGATATCCCTCATCACCAGCAATATCATCGATGGTTGGCCTTCAGGGGTTCTCACCATGCTGGAAGAGACAGATAGGGTGCGAGGCCTCCCGCTTTTGGTGAAAATGGGCATCTCGTAGTTTCCTGACTGGGCACCAGACCAGCTTTGTTTTAACTTGGAAAGTCCTATCCCCAACTCTTCAGGACTGACCAGCCCCAATGCGATGATCGGCTCTTTGATTGGAACCCCCACGACCTCTTCTTTTTTTAGGCCTAGCATTCCCAGATAGGCCTCATTACAGTCGATCACTTTTCCCTCCGAATCAACCACAACAAGGGCATCGGCCATGCTATTGAGTAACTCCTCGCTATAATCCCTGGCTCTGGCCAGCTCATCAATCTTTGAATGGAGCTCCTTATTCTGTACGGCCAGTTGCTCGTTTCTTTCCTGTAATCCCTTCTTCATATATCCTCTCCAAGCCGATTAATGCCCAGCCGCAATTGCATCCGGCTGCAAATCAAGCTTTGATCTTTCTCAGTTCCAACAAACATTCGCTAGAAATCCGGCCGAAAACCCCGGAAACCCAGGAAATTAGCTCACAGGCCAGATACGATTTTTAGCCCAAGAACTCTTCAAAACAGACTTTTCGGCCGCGTCTCCAGCATCTTGTGGCAAGAGTCTCCGGTCTCACAGATTCTTAAGGGACAGATTGCCTTCTTCGCAGAGGTTGGCGAGTTGATATCCCTCATCTCTGTCCGAGATGAACAATTTTGGGTTTTGTGGATTATCTCCCAGTTTTACCCGGAGGCGTTGGATATACACCTTGAGGCAGTCCATGGCATCGGTGTGATCTGTCGTCCCCCATACCCTATCGAGAATAACTCGATTGGCTACCGTCTGCCCCCGGTTTTTTGCCAGAAGATAAAGCAGATTGTACTCAATGGGAGTTAACTTGACTTCCTCCCCATCCACAAATACCTCGTGGGCAGCAAAATCGATATTGACCTTCCCCGCAATGAGGATGTCTCTTGATTGCTCAAGGTCTGCCATCGATTCGAAGCGCCTCAGCACGGCCTTCATCCGGGCGATAAGCTCGGCACGGCCAAACGGTTTGGTAATGTAATCATCGGCTCCCACATCCAGGCCCTCGATCTTGTCAGCTTCCTCATCCCTTGCGGTCAGCATGACCACAGGCATCTTCGAGAAAAGGCGTATCCGCCGGCAGACTTCAAATCCATCAATATCCGGCAGTCCAACATCAAGGATGATGATATCAGGGGCCTCTCTTTTGACCATGTCAACGCCGTCAAGGCCCTGTTTGGCAGAAACAATCTTGGCTTCCGGCCATTGGAAATCCAAATAGCGGGAAACGCATTCGATCATATCCGGGTCGTCTTCGATTATGGCTATCTTCATCGTCTCACCTGTTTCGGTCTCATAGAATTCTTTCTGTCACACGGTTAAGTTCCACCTGCATGCGCCTGCTTACCGAGAGCCCGAATGGTATGGCTCCAAGGGCTTTGCCCGTGGGTATTTGCAGCAGAGACCAAAGAAGAGCCTCTCAATGATTCGGGATCAGGATATCCATGACGGTTGTCGTTTTGACTTCCTGCCAACGTGATGCTCCAAGTTTACGAGTTGAATACTGTGTACTTCTCGCAGGGTGCTGGAAAAGTCCGATTCAACCCACTTCCCTAACCCCCCACTTGTTGGAGGAATTGTAAGGGCACGTTGCAACGTGCCCCTCCAGGGACACCCACAAACCCCCGGAAGGAAGAATCCTTCACCTCTTTTTCAACAGACTGCAGGGGGGAACCTCCGATTCAGCGCTGATAACCCAGGTCCCTAATCTTGGGGGTATTCTTGTAAGGTACGATAAATCGATCCCCCGCAGAGACCATCCTCAGGCCCCGATATCGGTCGAGGGCAGGGCGTCCTCCAGCAGGATATCTCTTGCATCACTTACTTCAGAACGTTCCCAAGAAACCGGCCCAGGTAAAATGGTGGACTCCAGGCCAAGGCTTTCTGCCAGGGCCTGATCAAAAGAAGAAGATTCGGCGGGTAACCCGGGGTCAACCACCGTTCCGGGAATGCTTTGGAAATCCTTCGGATTCCGAAGGTCGTCTGCCCAGTTAGTAAGCTTATACCCAGATGCTCTCTCCGGGAGGATCAGTCTGGGCTCGAGGGGATTATCGCCCAGCTTTGTCCGGAGCCGTTTGATATATACCTTGAGGTAATCATCGGCATCCTTATACTCCGATCCCCATATCTTCTCCATGATGACCCGGTTGGTCACTGCCTGGCCCTGATTTTTTGCCAGAAGGTGAAGTAAACGGTATTCTGTGGGGGTTAGTTTGACCTCTTCCCTATTTATGGACACTTCATGAGTAGCCATGTTGATCGTCAGGTTCCCAATGGTGAGCTGCTTGTCTACCTCCTCATGCTTGGGCATGGTGGAGCGGCGCAACGTTGCCCTTACCCGTGCCATAAGCTCGGCGTGCCTGAATGGCTTGGTGACGTAATCATCCGCACCCATCTCCAATCCCTTGACCTCGTCGAACCCTTTACTTCGCGCGGTGAGCATGATAATAGGCACACTGGAAAAAAGGCGAATCAGTCGGCAAACTTCAAAACCATCGATATCCGGCAGGCCGATATCGAGGATGACTATGTCGGGGGACTCCTTTTCGACGAGGTGAACTCCCTCAAGTCCCCTGCGCGCACATATCACGCTGATATCGGGCTGGCGCAGCTCGAAACAGAGCGAAATGGCTTCAATCACTTCCTCATCGTCTTCAATAATGATTGCTTTCATACTTTCACCTGGTTTTATCCTGATTCAATCCCCGATCTCGGTCGAGGGCTGTGCAACCCGGGACA
Proteins encoded in this window:
- a CDS encoding response regulator transcription factor — translated: MKIAIIEDDPDMIECVSRYLDFQWPEAKIVSAKQGLDGVDMVKREAPDIIILDVGLPDIDGFEVCRRIRLFSKMPVVMLTARDEEADKIEGLDVGADDYITKPFGRAELIARMKAVLRRFESMADLEQSRDILIAGKVNIDFAAHEVFVDGEEVKLTPIEYNLLYLLAKNRGQTVANRVILDRVWGTTDHTDAMDCLKVYIQRLRVKLGDNPQNPKLFISDRDEGYQLANLCEEGNLSLKNL
- a CDS encoding response regulator transcription factor gives rise to the protein MKAIIIEDDEEVIEAISLCFELRQPDISVICARRGLEGVHLVEKESPDIVILDIGLPDIDGFEVCRLIRLFSSVPIIMLTARSKGFDEVKGLEMGADDYVTKPFRHAELMARVRATLRRSTMPKHEEVDKQLTIGNLTINMATHEVSINREEVKLTPTEYRLLHLLAKNQGQAVTNRVIMEKIWGSEYKDADDYLKVYIKRLRTKLGDNPLEPRLILPERASGYKLTNWADDLRNPKDFQSIPGTVVDPGLPAESSSFDQALAESLGLESTILPGPVSWERSEVSDARDILLEDALPSTDIGA
- a CDS encoding PAS domain S-box protein yields the protein MKKGLQERNEQLAVQNKELHSKIDELARARDYSEELLNSMADALVVVDSEGKVIDCNEAYLGMLGLKKEEVVGVPIKEPIIALGLVSPEELGIGLSKLKQSWSGAQSGNYEMPIFTKSGRPRTLSVSSSMVRTPEGQPSMILLVMRDITESKRAEEMLRESEERFSKAFRSSPNLMAISTLTDGRLIDVNNAFCAVTGHTREAIINRTAVDIHLWADPGQRQKLVEKMRLDGCMHNMELNMRTKSGEIRHILFSGESVTLNGEPHLISAVTDVTESKLMEHALQESEEKYRTLFDTMAQGVMCQYATGEVTSANPAAERILGLTAEEMCRRIPFVPSRKILDEDGADFPEATRPTTVSLQTGKPVNNVIMGVFNSVDEQYHWISVSTVPQFKPGEDKPCQVYTTFTDITERKRMEKEVEEKNRQLDLKNADLQLRIDEISKARAYSVNLLSNMVDGFAVVDMKGTLIDVNDAYLKMLGFSKREEVVGLPAIQVMSMVAEPSEVEKAASALQEIIAGKEVSLAEMAFTPRGGSPILVSNSSSVIRDAAGAPMFTFGVLRDITERKAMEDALRVSEEKHHTLFDTMAQGVIYHDATGAITSINPAAEKTLGLTIDQMRLLTPIDPRWKTIHEDGSDFPRETYPAMVSLKTGKPVNDVTMGIFDPAVEQYRWISSSAASQFKPGEDKPYQAYTTFTDITERKRMEHTLQESNQQLNKQNDELRATEEALKAEMLETETARAYSETLLNAIPDALSISDFDGNVIDINEALLKMAGLTREETVGRQFRADLIPDGKDAESTFERLRRLGEGASVENYEMTIQTTEGNLKTISIAQSSVKDASGKPVMALSVMRDITERKVLEDRIKNTARLLEESQKMAHLGNSEWDIPTGNLICSDEFFRIHGFEPGEFTPCFEVFFESIHPDDREIVNSRVTAALCEHKPDNNSYRILLPNGEVRFLQANSNPSFDEAGNPIRMLTILQDITERKLMEQDIQERNEQLGLVNEKLHSEIADNKRAQQEIERANSRLEQAILTANEMAAKAETASHAKSDFLARMSHEIRTPMNAILGMAELLSDTDLTPEQQQYIGTFQSAGENLLGVINDILDITKVESGHMELEKIDFDFRELIESLCEVVAVRAHGKSLELTHYIAPDVPTALIGDPTRLRQIFTNLIGNAIKFTAEGGILVEVKLSDDKSVGTNPEEIELLCSVSDTGIGISPSHLATIFQPFTQADASTTRKYGGTGLGLAIAKQLTELMGGHIRAESEVDLGTKFYFTVRFGVQSNKPLERAQPFLLNLRGVRVLVVDDIATNRLILNKMVSELGARVVEAEDGKQGFNEYQRAQLDADPYRLILLDSRMPGTDGFQMMEKIKGELRDQNTVIMMLTSDNRHGDIARAKEMGIDRYLVKPVKRKDLLAAIADSLGRAKTPEASSSNQKSDADSEFLEALRILLVEDNADNRLLVQSFLKKTPYQIDTAENGEIGVERFKATDYDLVLMDVQMPVMDGYTATGEIRKWEKAQGRNSTPIIALTAHAAREDELKSLQMGCTAHLTKPIKKAHLLDAILGYAHNSRKTEDKGWQASGSNVTPIDPEEKGDQSASPGSESGKPR